The following proteins are encoded in a genomic region of Triticum dicoccoides isolate Atlit2015 ecotype Zavitan chromosome 1B, WEW_v2.0, whole genome shotgun sequence:
- the LOC119337822 gene encoding putative wall-associated receptor kinase-like 16 isoform X1 produces MVPKIADFGLSRCFDEGQTRAVTQHLCGSQGYLAPEIYRGHIAFASDIYSLDVIIMEILTGAKGYFEEEKVVESWMNRLDQAPEGHTQLEQVRVCTKIGIECMDLDPKKRPVVQHIIDRLDKTARADYSCQTGMSSSLAELQPSLLEEQSEKIIGKLVAESLIKDINERPETEDHCQQGQENADQWSLREAQDTERKVNRPGTSIFGSKSSFLEKLKNLNIFSRKARRNFVRNGGSHLQNVRGLTIFTKAEIQKITKNNSEFLGTGRFCKAYKGTLPDNTMVAVKTFITLSNNSLRREFEVIIEVHKELIHKNILKLYGCCPGMDVPTLVFEFAANGSLESIVHGSKQKLPLDLRIDIAIGFAEGLRYMHSYANYPMRHGDVRPNNIFLDDKLTPKIGNFGLSRLYSLEEMRLQASESSDTRNQLMLHNMGYMDRKFMQDGHVTLKSEAYSFGAILLELITRKKNIFDENRILVDEYRKVYEREKSGRAMFDKEIATEDNMFALEEIGKVVIECLKEDSKERPDMTEVTELLVMIRRERRLVKARNKAITTSVPYV; encoded by the exons ATGGTACCCAAAATTGCTGATTTTGGTCTCTCGCGGTGTTTTGATGAAGGGCAAACCCGAGCTGTTACTCAACATCTGTGTGGATCTCA GGGGTACTTGGCTCCAGAAATCTATAGAGGGCACATCGCATTCGCGTCAGACATATATAGTCTTGATGTTATAATCATGGAGATACTGACAGGAGCAAAGGGATATTTTGAAGAGGAGAAA GTAGTTGAAAGTTGGATGAATCGACTGGATCAGGCACCAGAGGGGCACACACAGTTAGAACAAGTAAGAGTATGCACTAAGATCGGGATAGAGTGCATGGACTTGGACCCAAAGAAGAGACCAGTTGTGCAGCACATAATTGATAGGCTTGATAAAACAGCAAGAGCTGACTATTCATGCCAAACTGGCATGAGCAGTTCACTAGCCGAGCTGCAGCCAAGCTTACTCGAGGAACAGTCTGAGAAAATAATTGGAAAGCTTGTAGCTGAGAGCCTTATAAAGGATATCAATGAACGCCCAGAAACGGAAGATCACTGCCAGCAGGGTCAAGAAAATGCAGATCAATGGTCATTACGGGAAGCACAAGATACGGAGCGAAAGGTTAACCGACCAGGAACAAGCATTTTCGGCTCTAAATCTAGCTTCTTGGAGAAGCTAAAAAACTTGAATATCTTTAGCAGGAAAGCACGCAGGAATTTCGTGAGGAATGGTGGCTCACACCTACAGAATGTCAGGGGCCTAACGATTTTCACAAAGGCGGAAATACAGAAAATCACAAAAAACAATTCAGAGTTTCTTGGTACCGGAAGATTTTGTAAAGCCTACAAAGGAACTCTTCCTGACAATACCATGGTGGCAGTTAAGACCTTTATCACGCTAAGCAATAATAGTCTGAGGCGGGAGTTTGAGGTGATAATAGAAGTCCATAAAGAACTGATCCACAAGAACATCCTCAAGCTCTATGGTTGCTGCCCAGGGATGGATGTTCCAACGTTAGTGTTTGAATTTGCTGCTAATGGGAGCCTCGAGAGCATTGTCCATGGCAGTAAACAAAAACTTCCTTTAGACTTGCGCATTGACATTGCAATTGGGTTTGCAGAAGGCTTAAGATACATGCACTCCTACGCAAATTATCCCATGCGACATGGTGATGTCAGACCGAACAACATATTTCTCGATGACAAGTTGACACCAAAAATTGGAAACTTTGGGCTTTCGAGGCTTTATAGTTTAGAGGAGATGAGGCTACAGGCCTCTGAATCAAGTGATACACGCAACCAATTGATGCTGCATAATATGGGTTACATGGACCGAAAGTTCATGCAAGATGGACATGTAACATTAAAGAGTGAGGCCTACAGCTTTGGAGCTATTCTCTTGGAACTCATTACCAGGAAGAAGAACATATTTGATGAAAACCGCATCCTCGTCGATGAGTACCGCAAAGTTTATGAGAGAGAAAAGAGTGGACGAGCAATGTTTGACAAGGAGATTGCAACTGAAGACAATATGTTCGCCCTGGAAGAAATTGGCAAGGTTGTAATTGAGTGCCTGAAAGAAGACAGTAAGGAACGACCAGATATGACGGAGGTGACGGAACTACTTGTGATGATCAGGAGAGAGAGGAGGCTCGTTAAGGCACGCAATAAGGCGATTACTACTAGTGTTCCATATGTATAG
- the LOC119337822 gene encoding putative wall-associated receptor kinase-like 16 isoform X2 produces the protein MAINQYAESKFILRQFICEKFIALKSYYYITKAMEKTSRRKRDLYISWIKIQVVESWMNRLDQAPEGHTQLEQVRVCTKIGIECMDLDPKKRPVVQHIIDRLDKTARADYSCQTGMSSSLAELQPSLLEEQSEKIIGKLVAESLIKDINERPETEDHCQQGQENADQWSLREAQDTERKVNRPGTSIFGSKSSFLEKLKNLNIFSRKARRNFVRNGGSHLQNVRGLTIFTKAEIQKITKNNSEFLGTGRFCKAYKGTLPDNTMVAVKTFITLSNNSLRREFEVIIEVHKELIHKNILKLYGCCPGMDVPTLVFEFAANGSLESIVHGSKQKLPLDLRIDIAIGFAEGLRYMHSYANYPMRHGDVRPNNIFLDDKLTPKIGNFGLSRLYSLEEMRLQASESSDTRNQLMLHNMGYMDRKFMQDGHVTLKSEAYSFGAILLELITRKKNIFDENRILVDEYRKVYEREKSGRAMFDKEIATEDNMFALEEIGKVVIECLKEDSKERPDMTEVTELLVMIRRERRLVKARNKAITTSVPYV, from the exons ATGGCAATAAATCAATATGCGGAATCAAAGTTCATCCTTCGTCAATTTATATGTGAAAAATTTATTGCTCTTAAGTCATACTATTACATAACTAAAGCTATGGAAAAGACATCAAGAAGAAAGAGGGATTTATATATTTCTTGGATCAAAATACAG GTAGTTGAAAGTTGGATGAATCGACTGGATCAGGCACCAGAGGGGCACACACAGTTAGAACAAGTAAGAGTATGCACTAAGATCGGGATAGAGTGCATGGACTTGGACCCAAAGAAGAGACCAGTTGTGCAGCACATAATTGATAGGCTTGATAAAACAGCAAGAGCTGACTATTCATGCCAAACTGGCATGAGCAGTTCACTAGCCGAGCTGCAGCCAAGCTTACTCGAGGAACAGTCTGAGAAAATAATTGGAAAGCTTGTAGCTGAGAGCCTTATAAAGGATATCAATGAACGCCCAGAAACGGAAGATCACTGCCAGCAGGGTCAAGAAAATGCAGATCAATGGTCATTACGGGAAGCACAAGATACGGAGCGAAAGGTTAACCGACCAGGAACAAGCATTTTCGGCTCTAAATCTAGCTTCTTGGAGAAGCTAAAAAACTTGAATATCTTTAGCAGGAAAGCACGCAGGAATTTCGTGAGGAATGGTGGCTCACACCTACAGAATGTCAGGGGCCTAACGATTTTCACAAAGGCGGAAATACAGAAAATCACAAAAAACAATTCAGAGTTTCTTGGTACCGGAAGATTTTGTAAAGCCTACAAAGGAACTCTTCCTGACAATACCATGGTGGCAGTTAAGACCTTTATCACGCTAAGCAATAATAGTCTGAGGCGGGAGTTTGAGGTGATAATAGAAGTCCATAAAGAACTGATCCACAAGAACATCCTCAAGCTCTATGGTTGCTGCCCAGGGATGGATGTTCCAACGTTAGTGTTTGAATTTGCTGCTAATGGGAGCCTCGAGAGCATTGTCCATGGCAGTAAACAAAAACTTCCTTTAGACTTGCGCATTGACATTGCAATTGGGTTTGCAGAAGGCTTAAGATACATGCACTCCTACGCAAATTATCCCATGCGACATGGTGATGTCAGACCGAACAACATATTTCTCGATGACAAGTTGACACCAAAAATTGGAAACTTTGGGCTTTCGAGGCTTTATAGTTTAGAGGAGATGAGGCTACAGGCCTCTGAATCAAGTGATACACGCAACCAATTGATGCTGCATAATATGGGTTACATGGACCGAAAGTTCATGCAAGATGGACATGTAACATTAAAGAGTGAGGCCTACAGCTTTGGAGCTATTCTCTTGGAACTCATTACCAGGAAGAAGAACATATTTGATGAAAACCGCATCCTCGTCGATGAGTACCGCAAAGTTTATGAGAGAGAAAAGAGTGGACGAGCAATGTTTGACAAGGAGATTGCAACTGAAGACAATATGTTCGCCCTGGAAGAAATTGGCAAGGTTGTAATTGAGTGCCTGAAAGAAGACAGTAAGGAACGACCAGATATGACGGAGGTGACGGAACTACTTGTGATGATCAGGAGAGAGAGGAGGCTCGTTAAGGCACGCAATAAGGCGATTACTACTAGTGTTCCATATGTATAG
- the LOC119337822 gene encoding putative wall-associated receptor kinase-like 16 isoform X3: MNRLDQAPEGHTQLEQVRVCTKIGIECMDLDPKKRPVVQHIIDRLDKTARADYSCQTGMSSSLAELQPSLLEEQSEKIIGKLVAESLIKDINERPETEDHCQQGQENADQWSLREAQDTERKVNRPGTSIFGSKSSFLEKLKNLNIFSRKARRNFVRNGGSHLQNVRGLTIFTKAEIQKITKNNSEFLGTGRFCKAYKGTLPDNTMVAVKTFITLSNNSLRREFEVIIEVHKELIHKNILKLYGCCPGMDVPTLVFEFAANGSLESIVHGSKQKLPLDLRIDIAIGFAEGLRYMHSYANYPMRHGDVRPNNIFLDDKLTPKIGNFGLSRLYSLEEMRLQASESSDTRNQLMLHNMGYMDRKFMQDGHVTLKSEAYSFGAILLELITRKKNIFDENRILVDEYRKVYEREKSGRAMFDKEIATEDNMFALEEIGKVVIECLKEDSKERPDMTEVTELLVMIRRERRLVKARNKAITTSVPYV, from the coding sequence ATGAATCGACTGGATCAGGCACCAGAGGGGCACACACAGTTAGAACAAGTAAGAGTATGCACTAAGATCGGGATAGAGTGCATGGACTTGGACCCAAAGAAGAGACCAGTTGTGCAGCACATAATTGATAGGCTTGATAAAACAGCAAGAGCTGACTATTCATGCCAAACTGGCATGAGCAGTTCACTAGCCGAGCTGCAGCCAAGCTTACTCGAGGAACAGTCTGAGAAAATAATTGGAAAGCTTGTAGCTGAGAGCCTTATAAAGGATATCAATGAACGCCCAGAAACGGAAGATCACTGCCAGCAGGGTCAAGAAAATGCAGATCAATGGTCATTACGGGAAGCACAAGATACGGAGCGAAAGGTTAACCGACCAGGAACAAGCATTTTCGGCTCTAAATCTAGCTTCTTGGAGAAGCTAAAAAACTTGAATATCTTTAGCAGGAAAGCACGCAGGAATTTCGTGAGGAATGGTGGCTCACACCTACAGAATGTCAGGGGCCTAACGATTTTCACAAAGGCGGAAATACAGAAAATCACAAAAAACAATTCAGAGTTTCTTGGTACCGGAAGATTTTGTAAAGCCTACAAAGGAACTCTTCCTGACAATACCATGGTGGCAGTTAAGACCTTTATCACGCTAAGCAATAATAGTCTGAGGCGGGAGTTTGAGGTGATAATAGAAGTCCATAAAGAACTGATCCACAAGAACATCCTCAAGCTCTATGGTTGCTGCCCAGGGATGGATGTTCCAACGTTAGTGTTTGAATTTGCTGCTAATGGGAGCCTCGAGAGCATTGTCCATGGCAGTAAACAAAAACTTCCTTTAGACTTGCGCATTGACATTGCAATTGGGTTTGCAGAAGGCTTAAGATACATGCACTCCTACGCAAATTATCCCATGCGACATGGTGATGTCAGACCGAACAACATATTTCTCGATGACAAGTTGACACCAAAAATTGGAAACTTTGGGCTTTCGAGGCTTTATAGTTTAGAGGAGATGAGGCTACAGGCCTCTGAATCAAGTGATACACGCAACCAATTGATGCTGCATAATATGGGTTACATGGACCGAAAGTTCATGCAAGATGGACATGTAACATTAAAGAGTGAGGCCTACAGCTTTGGAGCTATTCTCTTGGAACTCATTACCAGGAAGAAGAACATATTTGATGAAAACCGCATCCTCGTCGATGAGTACCGCAAAGTTTATGAGAGAGAAAAGAGTGGACGAGCAATGTTTGACAAGGAGATTGCAACTGAAGACAATATGTTCGCCCTGGAAGAAATTGGCAAGGTTGTAATTGAGTGCCTGAAAGAAGACAGTAAGGAACGACCAGATATGACGGAGGTGACGGAACTACTTGTGATGATCAGGAGAGAGAGGAGGCTCGTTAAGGCACGCAATAAGGCGATTACTACTAGTGTTCCATATGTATAG
- the LOC119337836 gene encoding cytochrome P450 85A1-like, protein MMSTMAELAWRFAAAHVLLLPAAVGGIAYLLLRALRASQLRQDCRSPPPGGIGGWCRGAVGAETLSFLADNSSGRGFYHFVHARALRYGACFRTVLFGRTHVFLLSSRARAAAASLLAADPPHFAKRYVRTVADLLGEHSLLCTSHGAHRRMRRAVAGLFASAPTAAFAAAFDRLITARLLADGCKGQAVVLDAALDVTFRAICEMLIGPRDDTRELEQLQSDVMDVTQAMLALPIRLPRTRFYRGLQARKRITDALRQEISTRRENGLKLDHRDDFLQTLLLKSHMDSPEEALTDEQILDNILTLIIAGQVTTATAITWMVKYLGDNTDLQEKLRSVQLDLASKHNDAPLTLQHLNTMDYAYKTVKESLRMATIVSWFPRVALKDCQVAGFHIKKDWLVNVDARSIHYDPTIYDNPTVFDPSRFNDDMKPYSFLAFGAGSRTCLGMNLAKIMMLIFLHRLVTNFRWEMADHDTSLEKWAMFPRLKNGCPIQLTPIRKDKMH, encoded by the exons ATGATGTCGACGATGGCGGAGCTGGCATGGCGCTTTGCGGCCGCACACGTCCTGCTGTTGCCCGCGGCCGTCGGCGGCATCGCCTACCTCCTCCTCCGCGCTCTACGTGCTTCACAACTCCGGCAGGATTGCAGGAGCCCGCCGCCGGGAGGCATCGGCGGCTGGTGCCGGGGCGCGGTCGGGGCGGAGACGCTGTCCTTCCTGGCCGACAACAGCAGCGGCAGGGGCTTCTACCACTTCGTCCACGCCCGCGCGCTCCGGTACGGCGCCTGCTTCCGCACCGTGCTCTTCGGCCGCACCcacgtcttcctcctctcctcccgcgcgcgcgccgccgccgccagcctcctGGCCGCCGACCCGCCCCACTTCGCCAAGCGCTACGTGCGCACCGTCGCCGACCTGCTCGGCGAGCACAGCCTCCTCTGCACCTCCCACGGCGCCCACCGCCGCATGCGCCGCGCCGTCGCGGGCCTCTTCGCCTCCGCGCCCACggccgccttcgccgccgccttCGACCGCCTGATCACCGCCCGGCTGCTGGCCGACGGCTGCAAGGGCCAGGCCGTCGTGCTGGACGCCGCGCTCGACGTCACCTTCAGGGCCATCTGCGAGATGCTCATCGGGCCACGGGACGACACGCGCGAGCTGGAGCAGCTGCAGAGCGACGTCATGGACGTAACGCAAGCCATGCTCGCGCTGCCAATCAGGCTGCCTCGAACAAGGTTCTACAGAGGCCTACAG GCAAGGAAGAGGATCACGGATGCACTGAGGCAAGAAATATCCACGAGGCGAGAAAATGGCCTGAAACTAGATCACCGGGACGACTTTCTGCAGACCCTTCTTCTCAAGAGCCATATGGATTCACCTGAAGAAGCGCTCACGGATGAACAGATTCTGGATAACATTTTGACACTCATAATTGCAG GGCAAGTGACAACAGCAACAGCAATTACCTGGATGGTCAAGTACCTGGGCGACAACACAGATCTCCAAGAGAAACTAAGA TCAGTTCAGCTGGATCTGGCATCCAAGCACAATGATGCACCTCTTACCCTACAACATCTGAACACCATGGACTACGCATACAAGACGGTCAAAGAATCCTTGAGGATGGCCACCATAGTTTCTTGGTTTCCAAGGGTGGCACTCAAGGACTGCCAGGTTGCAG GATTCCACATTAAGAAGGACTGGCTCGTAAATGTCGATGCGAGATCCATACACTATGATCCAACCATCTATGACAATCCGACAGTGTTTGATCCTTCCAGGTTCAAT GATGATATGAAGCCATACAGCTTCTTGGCATTTGGAGCAGGCAGCAGAACATGCCTGGGGATGAACCTTGCCAAGATTATGATGCTAATATTCCTTCATCGCCTTGTCACAAATTTCAG ATGGGAAATGGCAGACCACGATACAAGCCTTGAGAAATGGGCAATGTTTCCGAGGCTAAAGAATGGCTGCCCAATTCAGCTCACGCCGATACGCAAGGACAAGATGCACTGA